From a region of the Methylomonas rapida genome:
- the tnpA gene encoding IS66 family insertion sequence element accessory protein TnpA yields MAITSKWREHIEAWQSSGLSQAEYCAKQQINVHTFAARLSDFRKLPKSDSAVLIPVQVAPTETVDAAILFTHAQGHRLELPTSVSARWVAELLQCLA; encoded by the coding sequence ATGGCCATCACATCGAAATGGCGAGAGCATATTGAAGCGTGGCAAAGCAGTGGTTTATCGCAAGCCGAGTACTGTGCGAAGCAGCAAATCAATGTCCATACATTTGCAGCGCGATTGAGCGACTTTCGCAAGTTACCCAAGAGCGATTCGGCTGTCCTGATTCCCGTGCAGGTTGCGCCCACTGAAACAGTAGACGCGGCCATCCTTTTTACCCATGCCCAAGGTCATCGCCTGGAGTTGCCGACTTCGGTATCAGCGCGCTGGGTCGCAGAGCTATTGCAATGTCTGGCTTGA
- the tnpB gene encoding IS66 family insertion sequence element accessory protein TnpB (TnpB, as the term is used for proteins encoded by IS66 family insertion elements, is considered an accessory protein, since TnpC, encoded by a neighboring gene, is a DDE family transposase.) produces the protein MSGLIDYPSQIWIAVAPVDMRRGLDGLSAIVQQSLGHSPCAGSAFIFRNRAGSRLRLLLWDGNGVWLCQRRLHQGAFVWPKVDDVVFAISQAQWQWLVAGVDWQRLSAKCQPDWQV, from the coding sequence ATGTCTGGCTTGATCGATTATCCGTCGCAGATTTGGATAGCGGTGGCGCCGGTCGATATGCGGCGTGGACTGGATGGTTTATCGGCGATCGTGCAGCAAAGCCTGGGCCATTCGCCTTGCGCCGGCTCGGCCTTTATTTTCCGCAACCGGGCCGGCAGCCGATTACGTCTGCTCCTGTGGGATGGCAACGGGGTGTGGTTATGCCAGAGGCGTTTGCATCAAGGCGCTTTTGTCTGGCCCAAGGTGGATGATGTCGTATTTGCCATCAGTCAAGCGCAATGGCAATGGTTGGTGGCCGGTGTCGACTGGCAGCGACTGTCGGCAAAATGCCAACCTGATTGGCAAGTTTGA